A stretch of Faecalibacterium duncaniae DNA encodes these proteins:
- the whiA gene encoding DNA-binding protein WhiA, whose amino-acid sequence MSFASQAREEIAQRSLQLQKDCCVRAAAYGIACFAKYFDARGLVLQTEQELTARVAEQLFARCGVQGAVLEKPRPSGVVYEFGIREPEQVRRMHELFGTTGSETSLQIDPGLIRCQTCVSAYISTAFLCGGTVTDPQKEYNLEFLTGRTNLAKDFEALLAEHEFAPHRTRRNGVNLIYVKSSASVERILAFMGAAEASARMNAKKAVKQLRNQINRQTNCDTANLGKTARANAQTTRAIRFLQEQGALETLPEVLQQAAAIRMENPDLSLTALCACFDPPVSKSGLSHRMKKLEALAEDLRRRLEENAEKEETK is encoded by the coding sequence ATGAGTTTTGCATCCCAGGCACGGGAAGAGATCGCACAGCGCAGTTTGCAGCTGCAAAAGGATTGCTGTGTGCGGGCGGCAGCCTATGGCATCGCCTGCTTTGCCAAATATTTTGATGCACGGGGCCTTGTGCTGCAGACTGAACAGGAGCTGACCGCCCGTGTGGCCGAACAGTTGTTTGCCCGCTGCGGCGTGCAGGGCGCGGTGCTGGAAAAGCCCCGCCCCAGCGGTGTGGTATATGAGTTCGGCATCCGGGAACCGGAGCAGGTGCGCCGGATGCACGAGCTGTTCGGCACCACGGGCAGCGAGACAAGCTTGCAGATCGACCCGGGGCTCATCCGGTGTCAGACCTGCGTGAGTGCCTATATCAGCACGGCGTTCCTGTGCGGCGGCACTGTGACGGACCCACAGAAGGAGTATAATCTGGAATTTCTGACCGGACGCACCAACCTTGCAAAGGATTTTGAGGCCCTGCTTGCTGAGCATGAATTTGCGCCCCACCGTACCCGCCGCAACGGCGTAAACCTGATTTACGTCAAAAGCAGCGCCAGCGTGGAGCGCATCCTTGCGTTTATGGGAGCGGCAGAAGCTTCGGCCCGGATGAATGCCAAGAAGGCAGTCAAGCAGCTGCGCAACCAGATCAACCGTCAGACCAATTGTGATACCGCAAATCTGGGCAAAACGGCCCGGGCCAATGCCCAGACCACCCGTGCAATCCGTTTTTTGCAGGAGCAGGGTGCGCTGGAAACACTGCCCGAGGTCTTGCAGCAGGCCGCGGCCATTCGAATGGAAAATCCGGACTTGTCCCTGACAGCTCTGTGTGCCTGCTTTGACCCGCCCGTGAGCAAATCGGGACTTTCGCACCGGATGAAGAAGCTGGAAGCGCTGGCAGAGGATCTGCGCAGAAGATTGGAAGAAAACGCGGAAAAGGAGGAAACGAAATGA
- a CDS encoding response regulator transcription factor, with amino-acid sequence MIYIVEDDAAIRELEQYALQSSGYGVQSFETSEPFWQAMRAAEPELVILDVMLPGEDGFSILKKLRNTPALRRLPIIMVTAKSSELDTVRGLDCGADDYITKPFGIMEFLSRVRAALRRSAPEEKQNVYAFHEILLDNARHSVTVNGTHIDLTYKEYSLLRLLLENTNLVVTRETILQVVWGTDISVESRTVDMHIRTLRKKLGDAGRYICTVRKVGYKLADNEEGEEE; translated from the coding sequence ATGATCTACATTGTAGAAGACGATGCCGCCATCCGCGAGCTGGAGCAATATGCACTGCAATCCAGCGGATACGGAGTACAGAGCTTTGAAACCTCTGAGCCTTTCTGGCAGGCCATGCGCGCCGCGGAGCCTGAGCTGGTCATTCTGGATGTGATGCTGCCCGGTGAGGACGGTTTTTCCATCCTGAAAAAGCTCCGCAATACCCCTGCTCTGCGCCGCCTGCCCATCATCATGGTCACAGCAAAATCCAGCGAGCTGGATACCGTGCGCGGGCTGGACTGCGGTGCAGATGATTACATCACTAAGCCTTTTGGCATCATGGAATTTCTGAGCCGGGTGCGGGCCGCCCTGCGCCGCTCTGCCCCCGAGGAAAAGCAGAATGTTTATGCCTTCCATGAGATCCTGCTGGACAACGCCCGCCACAGCGTGACTGTGAACGGCACCCATATTGACCTGACTTACAAGGAATACAGTCTGCTGCGCCTGCTGCTGGAAAACACGAACCTTGTCGTGACCCGCGAGACCATTCTGCAGGTGGTATGGGGCACCGATATTTCTGTTGAAAGCCGCACCGTGGATATGCACATCCGCACCCTGCGCAAAAAGCTGGGGGACGCGGGCAGATATATCTGTACCGTGCGCAAGGTCGGCTACAAGCTGGCCGACAATGAGGAGGGCGAGGAAGAATGA
- the hprK gene encoding HPr(Ser) kinase/phosphatase, with translation MANFNVSLKKLTEKVSLDVVYTPKGLEEINVEIAEVNRPGLFLAGYYDYFDKLRLQILGLAEMNFLSGLSAEKRYERLDQLFGQQPPAVIVCRSEELEPFPEMLELAQKHGVALLRSNEMTCTLMGSLISVLNLELAPRITRHGVLVEVYGEGILILGDSGIGKSELAIELVKRGHRLVADDAVELRKVSNRQIMGTAPENIRHFIELRGIGIVNVARVFGVGAVKESESLDLVVQLEAWDPTKNYQRTGLESEYYEILGVNIPSTSIPVSPGRNLAVVLETAAINNRQKRMGYNAAKELLIRLGLDGTVE, from the coding sequence ATGGCGAATTTCAATGTTTCGCTGAAGAAGCTGACGGAAAAGGTCAGTCTGGATGTGGTCTACACCCCGAAAGGGCTGGAAGAGATCAATGTCGAGATTGCGGAGGTCAACCGCCCGGGCCTGTTCCTTGCCGGATACTATGATTACTTTGATAAGCTCCGGCTGCAGATCCTGGGTCTGGCCGAGATGAACTTTCTTTCTGGTCTTTCTGCCGAGAAGCGGTACGAGCGGCTGGACCAGCTGTTCGGCCAGCAGCCTCCGGCTGTCATCGTCTGCCGCAGTGAGGAACTGGAACCATTTCCCGAGATGCTGGAACTGGCTCAGAAGCACGGGGTGGCCCTGCTCCGCTCCAACGAGATGACCTGCACCCTGATGGGCAGTCTGATCAGCGTGCTGAATCTGGAGCTGGCACCCCGCATCACACGCCACGGCGTGCTGGTGGAGGTGTATGGTGAAGGGATCCTGATCCTGGGCGACAGCGGCATCGGCAAGAGTGAGCTGGCCATTGAGCTGGTCAAGCGCGGCCACCGTCTGGTGGCGGATGACGCGGTGGAGCTGCGCAAGGTCTCCAACCGCCAGATCATGGGCACAGCTCCGGAGAACATCCGCCATTTTATCGAGCTGCGCGGCATCGGCATCGTCAATGTGGCCCGTGTGTTCGGCGTGGGTGCGGTCAAGGAGAGCGAGAGCCTGGATCTTGTGGTCCAGCTGGAAGCATGGGACCCCACCAAGAACTATCAGCGCACCGGACTGGAGAGCGAATATTACGAGATTTTGGGCGTGAACATCCCCAGCACCAGCATCCCGGTCTCCCCGGGACGCAACCTGGCCGTTGTGCTGGAAACCGCCGCCATCAACAACCGCCAGAAGCGGATGGGCTATAATGCCGCCAAGGAGCTGCTGATCCGTCTGGGTCTGGACGGCACCGTTGAATGA
- a CDS encoding Na/Pi cotransporter family protein, whose protein sequence is MTVFNVFSLLGGLALFLFGMDIMGKALEKQAGGQLQKVLSKLTDNPLKGFFLGLCVTAVIQSSSATTVMVVGFVNSGIMELHQAIGVIMGSNVGTTVTSWILSLSGLQGDSFLINMLKPTSFSPVLAFIGILLYMGKSEKRKGVGTILIGFAVLMTGMTTMSNAVLPLQNEAWFTSLFIRFSNPLLGVLVGAVVTGIIQSSSASVGILQALSATGVITYGSAIPIIMGQNIGTCVTALISSVGANKNARRAAMVHLYFNIIGVTLFLAIFYGANLLLDFAFVNETVTAWGIAVVHSIFNLTATAVLLPFANGLEKLAILTIPDDAEKESFALLDERLLNTPAVAVERARAATADMAELARVGVVQAMSLTHKWDDSLAQKVREEEEKVDKYEDALGTYLVKLSSREMSHADSQSVNTLLHTISDFERISDHSVNVLSSAEEIHAKSIEFSKDAQEELQVLEGAVQDVLSRTTDAFRKGDLHLAGKVEPLETVVDELVRAIKARHVARLQTGSCSIEYGFVLEDLLTNYERVCDHCSNVAVAQIEVAQDSFDTHAYLNDLRYGNETKESEQFQRRLDRYRERYLFPDSDTAPAAAKEESNK, encoded by the coding sequence ATGACTGTTTTTAATGTATTTTCCCTGCTGGGCGGCCTGGCCTTGTTCCTGTTCGGTATGGACATCATGGGCAAGGCGCTGGAAAAGCAGGCCGGCGGCCAGCTGCAAAAGGTCCTGAGCAAACTGACTGACAACCCGCTCAAGGGCTTTTTCCTGGGTCTGTGCGTCACTGCCGTGATCCAGAGCTCCAGCGCCACCACCGTTATGGTGGTCGGCTTTGTCAACAGCGGCATCATGGAGCTGCATCAGGCCATCGGCGTTATCATGGGCAGCAATGTGGGCACCACGGTCACCAGCTGGATTCTGAGCCTTTCCGGCCTGCAGGGCGACAGCTTCCTGATCAATATGCTCAAGCCCACCTCCTTCAGCCCGGTGCTGGCCTTTATCGGCATCCTTCTGTACATGGGCAAAAGCGAAAAGCGCAAGGGTGTTGGCACCATTCTGATCGGCTTTGCTGTGCTGATGACCGGTATGACCACCATGTCCAATGCTGTGCTTCCCCTGCAGAACGAGGCGTGGTTCACCAGCTTGTTTATCCGCTTCTCCAATCCTCTGCTGGGCGTTCTGGTGGGGGCCGTTGTCACCGGCATCATCCAGAGCTCCAGTGCCAGCGTTGGTATCCTGCAGGCACTGAGCGCCACCGGTGTCATCACCTACGGCAGTGCCATCCCCATCATCATGGGCCAGAACATCGGCACCTGCGTCACCGCGCTGATCTCCTCTGTGGGTGCCAACAAGAATGCCCGCCGCGCCGCCATGGTGCACCTGTACTTTAACATCATCGGTGTCACCCTGTTCCTGGCTATTTTCTATGGTGCAAACCTGCTGCTTGACTTTGCCTTTGTCAATGAGACAGTCACTGCCTGGGGCATTGCCGTGGTCCACTCCATCTTCAACCTAACGGCCACCGCTGTTCTGCTGCCCTTTGCAAATGGGCTGGAAAAGTTGGCCATCCTCACCATTCCGGACGATGCCGAAAAAGAGAGCTTTGCTCTGCTGGATGAGCGCCTGCTGAACACTCCCGCCGTGGCTGTGGAGCGTGCCCGCGCCGCCACTGCAGACATGGCCGAGCTGGCCCGTGTGGGCGTGGTGCAGGCCATGAGCCTGACCCACAAGTGGGACGATTCCCTTGCCCAGAAGGTGCGGGAGGAAGAGGAAAAGGTGGACAAATATGAGGATGCACTGGGCACCTATCTCGTCAAGCTGTCCAGCCGTGAAATGAGCCATGCCGACAGCCAGAGTGTGAACACTCTGCTCCACACCATCAGCGATTTTGAGCGCATCAGCGATCACTCTGTAAATGTTCTGAGCTCCGCCGAAGAGATCCACGCCAAGAGCATTGAGTTTTCCAAGGATGCACAGGAGGAACTGCAGGTGCTGGAGGGGGCCGTGCAGGATGTGCTGAGCCGCACCACCGATGCATTCCGCAAAGGCGATCTGCATCTGGCCGGCAAGGTCGAGCCGCTGGAGACCGTTGTGGATGAACTGGTGCGTGCCATCAAGGCCCGCCATGTGGCCCGCCTGCAGACCGGCAGCTGTTCCATTGAATATGGTTTTGTTCTGGAAGATCTGCTGACCAACTACGAGCGTGTCTGCGACCACTGCAGCAATGTGGCTGTTGCCCAGATCGAGGTGGCACAGGACAGCTTTGATACCCACGCTTATCTGAACGACCTGCGCTACGGCAACGAGACCAAGGAAAGTGAACAGTTCCAGCGCCGTCTGGATCGTTACCGTGAGCGCTATCTCTTCCCTGACAGCGACACTGCACCCGCAGCCGCAAAGGAGGAATCCAACAAATGA
- the rapZ gene encoding RNase adapter RapZ produces the protein MDLLIVSGLSGAGKSVAMNALEDIGFFCIDNVPAELLPSITAFSKAGDNQLKRVALSMDVRGCHTSEQIEQALHQLDEQGIEYEILFIDAPDDVLMRRYSETRRRHPISIAEGISTREALAKERQILQPFRERADYTINTEFLSTAQNKERICNLFAPDGGAKAAMRLTVMSFGFKFGIPEDANLVLDVRCLPNPFYIPELKHKTGLDEEVVDFVMGHPEAKELLRRYESFLEYALPLYVKEGKSQLTIAVGCTGGKHRSITFARKIAEYCKQLGYQTGIQHRDAAR, from the coding sequence ATGGATCTTCTGATCGTCAGCGGGCTTTCCGGTGCGGGAAAATCGGTTGCGATGAACGCACTGGAGGATATCGGCTTTTTTTGTATCGACAATGTTCCGGCAGAGCTTCTGCCCAGCATCACGGCGTTCTCCAAGGCAGGCGATAACCAGCTCAAGCGGGTAGCGCTCTCCATGGATGTGCGCGGCTGCCACACCAGCGAGCAGATCGAACAGGCGCTGCACCAGCTGGATGAGCAGGGCATCGAGTATGAGATCTTATTCATCGATGCCCCGGATGATGTACTGATGCGCCGTTACAGCGAGACCCGCCGCCGCCATCCCATCAGCATTGCCGAGGGAATCTCCACCCGGGAAGCGCTGGCAAAGGAACGGCAGATCCTGCAGCCCTTCCGGGAGCGGGCAGACTACACCATCAACACGGAGTTTCTCTCCACGGCCCAGAACAAGGAGCGCATTTGTAATTTGTTTGCGCCAGATGGCGGGGCAAAGGCAGCAATGCGGCTCACCGTGATGTCCTTCGGCTTCAAGTTCGGCATCCCAGAGGATGCGAACCTGGTGCTGGATGTCCGCTGCCTGCCCAACCCTTTCTATATCCCGGAGCTCAAGCATAAAACGGGGCTGGATGAGGAAGTGGTGGATTTTGTCATGGGTCACCCGGAGGCAAAGGAACTGCTGCGCAGGTACGAAAGCTTTCTGGAGTATGCGCTGCCCCTCTATGTCAAGGAGGGGAAAAGCCAGCTGACCATTGCAGTGGGCTGCACGGGCGGCAAGCACCGCTCGATCACCTTTGCGCGGAAAATCGCGGAATATTGCAAACAACTGGGCTATCAGACCGGCATTCAGCACCGTGATGCGGCGCGCTGA
- a CDS encoding DNA polymerase III subunit alpha, with product MIEPSEGNKQGRDFVHLHIHTEYSLLDGACRIDQLMDRVKECGQTAIACTDHGVMYGCVQFYKAAKKAGIKPIIGCEVYVATRTRFDKVNKIDGNNHLILLCKNETGYKNLAKLVSAAFIEGFYSKPRVDKQLLEQYHEGLICLSACLAGEIPQAILSGDYERAKASALWYRDLFGEGNYYIELQDHGLEEDNIVLPQLIKLARETGIPMAATNDSHYLRKEDAKMQAILLCIQTGKTMQDADRMEFQTDEFYVKTTDEMYDLFAMVPDACANTRIIADQCNFDFEFGNTKIPYYKAPGGMDNQAFFEKLCWEGLERRYGSNVPQANKDRLNYEISVIKTMGYTNYYLIVWDYVNYAKSQGIPVGPGRGSGAGSIAAYSVGITDIDPIRYNLIFERFLNPERVSMPDFDVDFCYERRQEVIDYVNRKYGADHVAQIVTFGTMAARNAIRDVGRVMGMPYQEVDVVAKQVPAELKMTIKHALEVSPELRRMYETDPKVTELLDTAMKVEGMPRHASTHAAGVVITPEPTDYYLPLATNDGLPVTQFNMTEIEELGLLKMDFLGLRTLTVIRDAELAIQKKEPDFSIAKLDYDDPETYKMLSRGETEGVFQLESSGMKQVLVGLQPQNLEDVIALISLYRPGPMDSIPTYLRNRHEPDKISYKTPQLAHILDVTNGCIVYQEQVMQIFRELAGFSFGQADNVRRAMSKKKHAVMEAEREHFVHGCTDPGNECPGCVANGISEKIANEIYDEMSSFASYAFNKSHAACYAYVAFQTAYLKCHYPSEFMAALLTSVLDNTGKVIEYSGECARLGIKVLPPDINISGSGFTAEDSGRIRFGLNAVKNVGTRLIERSVEERQEKPYTSLYDFCKRMHGTELNRRTVESLIKAGAFDNLGSNRRSLVEATEGVLKSIESDSRKNLDGQIDLFSMMSGTDNTSAADSYEIKPCPEYTHAELLQQEKEVSGLYLSGHPLDAYREQSAQFATHTIKALTGEDANVPDNSHVRIVCTIVKSKMVTTKTNSMMAYTSVEDLTGTMEVIVFPRTLETFRDVLHDNAVVVIEGRLSIREDEPARLVAESISPIEGYNPVRPQDNRPNQMRDAARRLYVRLPSRTSPEYAKVVNLLEIFDGDMPVIFYLEDTKQKLAAPRRLYTSGHPLFFEELQRIVGEKNVATK from the coding sequence ATGATCGAACCCAGTGAGGGCAATAAGCAGGGAAGAGACTTCGTCCACCTCCATATCCATACAGAATACAGCCTGCTGGACGGTGCCTGCCGCATCGACCAGCTGATGGATCGGGTGAAGGAGTGTGGCCAGACTGCCATTGCCTGCACCGACCACGGTGTGATGTACGGCTGTGTGCAGTTCTACAAGGCAGCCAAAAAGGCGGGCATCAAGCCCATCATCGGCTGTGAGGTCTATGTGGCCACCCGCACCCGCTTTGATAAGGTGAACAAGATCGATGGCAACAATCATCTGATCCTGTTGTGCAAGAACGAGACAGGCTATAAAAACCTTGCCAAGCTGGTTTCTGCCGCCTTTATCGAGGGCTTCTACTCCAAGCCGCGTGTGGATAAGCAGCTGCTGGAGCAATACCACGAAGGCCTCATCTGCCTCTCTGCCTGCCTGGCGGGTGAGATCCCGCAGGCGATCCTGTCCGGCGATTACGAGCGCGCTAAGGCTTCTGCCTTGTGGTATCGCGACCTCTTTGGTGAGGGCAATTACTACATTGAATTGCAGGATCACGGGCTGGAAGAGGATAACATTGTGCTGCCCCAGCTCATCAAGCTGGCACGGGAGACCGGCATCCCTATGGCAGCCACCAACGACTCCCACTACCTGCGCAAGGAGGATGCCAAGATGCAGGCGATCCTGCTCTGCATCCAGACCGGAAAAACCATGCAGGATGCCGACCGTATGGAGTTCCAGACCGACGAATTCTACGTTAAAACAACGGATGAGATGTACGATCTGTTTGCCATGGTGCCGGATGCCTGTGCCAACACACGGATCATTGCCGACCAGTGCAATTTTGATTTTGAGTTTGGTAACACCAAAATTCCGTATTATAAGGCCCCTGGCGGCATGGACAACCAGGCGTTCTTTGAAAAGCTCTGCTGGGAGGGTCTGGAGCGCCGCTACGGTTCCAATGTGCCGCAGGCCAACAAAGACCGCCTGAACTACGAGATCAGTGTCATCAAGACGATGGGCTATACCAACTATTACCTCATCGTCTGGGATTACGTCAACTATGCCAAGAGCCAGGGAATCCCGGTGGGCCCGGGCCGTGGCTCCGGTGCGGGCAGTATCGCAGCATACAGCGTGGGCATCACTGACATTGACCCCATCCGCTATAACCTGATCTTTGAGCGCTTTCTGAACCCGGAACGTGTCAGTATGCCCGATTTCGACGTAGACTTCTGCTACGAGCGCCGCCAGGAAGTGATCGACTACGTCAACCGCAAGTATGGCGCTGACCATGTAGCCCAGATCGTTACCTTTGGCACCATGGCTGCCCGCAATGCGATCCGCGATGTGGGCCGTGTGATGGGAATGCCGTATCAGGAAGTGGATGTAGTAGCAAAGCAGGTCCCGGCGGAGCTCAAAATGACCATCAAACATGCGTTGGAGGTCTCACCGGAGCTCAGGCGGATGTATGAAACGGACCCGAAGGTGACGGAACTGCTCGACACTGCCATGAAGGTGGAGGGAATGCCCCGCCACGCTTCTACCCATGCAGCCGGTGTTGTGATTACCCCGGAACCAACGGATTACTATCTGCCCCTTGCCACAAACGATGGCCTGCCCGTGACCCAGTTCAACATGACGGAGATCGAGGAGCTGGGCCTGCTGAAGATGGACTTCCTCGGTCTGCGCACCCTGACGGTCATCCGGGATGCGGAGCTGGCCATTCAGAAAAAAGAACCGGATTTCTCCATCGCCAAGCTGGATTATGACGATCCCGAAACCTACAAAATGCTCTCCCGGGGTGAGACCGAAGGCGTGTTCCAGCTTGAATCCTCGGGTATGAAGCAGGTGCTGGTGGGCCTGCAGCCGCAGAATTTGGAAGATGTCATCGCTCTGATCAGCCTGTACCGCCCCGGCCCGATGGATTCCATCCCGACCTACCTGCGCAACCGCCATGAACCGGACAAAATCAGCTATAAGACCCCGCAGCTGGCCCACATTCTGGATGTGACCAATGGCTGCATCGTCTATCAGGAACAGGTCATGCAGATCTTCCGGGAGCTGGCAGGCTTCTCGTTCGGGCAGGCAGATAATGTCCGCCGTGCCATGAGCAAGAAGAAACACGCTGTGATGGAGGCAGAGCGGGAACATTTTGTCCACGGCTGCACAGACCCCGGCAACGAGTGCCCGGGCTGTGTGGCAAACGGCATCTCGGAAAAGATTGCAAACGAAATTTACGATGAGATGTCCAGCTTTGCGTCCTACGCATTCAACAAGAGTCATGCTGCCTGTTATGCCTATGTGGCATTCCAGACAGCCTACCTCAAGTGCCATTACCCCAGCGAGTTTATGGCTGCGCTGCTGACCAGTGTCCTGGACAACACTGGCAAGGTCATCGAGTATTCCGGCGAGTGCGCCCGGCTGGGGATCAAGGTCCTGCCGCCGGATATCAATATCTCGGGCAGCGGCTTTACTGCAGAGGACAGTGGCCGGATCCGGTTTGGCCTGAACGCCGTGAAAAATGTCGGCACCCGGCTGATTGAACGCTCCGTAGAGGAGCGGCAGGAAAAGCCTTATACCAGCCTGTACGATTTCTGCAAACGGATGCATGGTACCGAGCTGAACCGCCGCACTGTGGAAAGCCTCATCAAGGCCGGTGCCTTTGATAATCTCGGCTCCAACCGCCGCAGTCTGGTCGAAGCAACTGAGGGCGTGCTCAAGAGCATCGAGAGTGACAGCCGGAAGAATCTGGATGGTCAGATCGACCTCTTCTCGATGATGAGCGGCACGGACAATACGTCTGCCGCCGACAGCTATGAGATCAAGCCCTGCCCTGAGTATACCCACGCCGAGCTGCTCCAACAGGAGAAAGAGGTCAGCGGCCTGTACCTTTCCGGTCATCCACTGGATGCCTACCGGGAGCAGTCAGCTCAGTTTGCAACCCACACCATCAAAGCTCTGACCGGTGAGGATGCCAATGTGCCGGACAATAGCCATGTCCGCATCGTCTGCACCATTGTCAAGAGCAAAATGGTGACGACAAAGACCAACAGCATGATGGCCTATACCAGCGTAGAGGATCTGACCGGCACCATGGAGGTCATCGTGTTCCCGCGTACACTGGAAACATTCCGGGACGTGCTGCACGATAACGCGGTCGTGGTCATTGAGGGCCGCCTGTCTATCCGAGAGGATGAACCTGCCCGCCTGGTCGCCGAGAGTATTTCGCCCATTGAGGGCTATAACCCCGTCAGGCCACAGGACAACCGCCCAAATCAGATGCGGGATGCAGCCCGGCGGCTCTACGTCCGGCTGCCCTCCCGCACCAGCCCGGAGTACGCCAAGGTGGTCAATCTGCTGGAGATTTTTGACGGTGATATGCCGGTGATCTTCTATCTGGAGGACACAAAACAGAAGCTGGCGGCTCCCCGCAGGCTGTATACGTCAGGGCATCCGCTTTTCTTTGAGGAACTGCAGCGCATCGTGGGCGAAAAGAATGTTGCAACAAAATGA
- the murB gene encoding UDP-N-acetylmuramate dehydrogenase gives MERLKQQLQAEEIRFAENESLAAHCTFKIGGPADVFARPETEEQLCRVIALCKACDVKYYLLGNGSNILFEDGGYRGVVVDTTALKMGIGFLENVSHPGAEPGAVYDAVIAGAGLKLSALCKAALDSSLTGLEFAYGIPGTVGGAVYMNAGAYGGEMKDVLVSVTYLTREGEIVTEDAANLDLSYRHSIFEENGGCILSAKFHLKRGDSAAIKARMDELMQKRIDKQPLDKPSAGSTFKRPVGAFAAALIDQCGLRGYRHGGAAVSEKHCGFVVNLGGATCADVLALCDEVRAVVKEKTGYDLEKEIRVVKA, from the coding sequence ATGGAACGATTGAAACAACAGCTGCAGGCGGAGGAGATCCGCTTTGCCGAGAACGAATCCCTTGCTGCCCACTGCACCTTTAAAATTGGCGGCCCGGCGGATGTTTTTGCCCGGCCGGAGACGGAGGAACAGCTCTGCCGCGTGATCGCACTGTGCAAAGCGTGCGACGTGAAATATTACCTGCTGGGCAACGGCAGTAACATCCTGTTTGAGGATGGGGGCTACCGGGGCGTGGTCGTGGATACCACGGCTCTGAAAATGGGAATCGGTTTTCTGGAAAACGTCAGCCATCCGGGTGCAGAGCCTGGGGCGGTCTACGATGCAGTCATCGCAGGTGCGGGCTTGAAGCTTTCTGCTCTGTGTAAGGCGGCGCTGGACAGCAGCCTGACTGGCCTGGAATTTGCTTATGGCATCCCCGGCACAGTGGGTGGTGCAGTTTATATGAATGCCGGTGCCTACGGCGGAGAGATGAAGGATGTGCTGGTCTCTGTGACGTATCTGACCAGAGAAGGTGAGATCGTGACAGAAGATGCCGCAAACCTCGACCTCTCCTACCGGCACAGCATCTTTGAGGAAAACGGCGGCTGCATCCTGAGCGCAAAGTTCCACCTGAAGCGTGGAGATTCGGCAGCCATCAAGGCCCGGATGGATGAGCTGATGCAGAAGCGCATCGATAAGCAGCCGCTGGATAAGCCCAGCGCCGGCAGCACCTTCAAGCGGCCGGTGGGAGCGTTTGCGGCTGCCCTCATCGACCAGTGCGGCCTGCGGGGCTATCGCCACGGCGGTGCTGCCGTCAGCGAGAAGCACTGCGGGTTTGTGGTGAATCTGGGCGGCGCGACCTGCGCTGATGTGCTGGCCCTCTGCGATGAGGTGCGGGCAGTCGTAAAGGAAAAGACCGGGTACGACCTGGAAAAGGAAATTCGAGTGGTCAAGGCATAA